GAGTACTTATTTACCGCTGCATAATTGGTGTGCATTAAGAACCAAACAAAATTCTCTTAATTTCTGCAGGTCCTCACACTCACATCACATCACAGATCCTTATTCCTTAACAATACGTTGGTGTGTCTGAGCAGAGGATGCTCGTGGCCCTCAGCGCGGCGCAATGGGTGGTGGGCAAGGCGCTGGCCCCCATTGCCGATGGCTTGCTGGAGGCTTGGGGTGCTACCAAGAACTTGGGTCTCAACATCGAGGCCCTTAGGATGGAACTGCTGCTCGTGAAGGCCACGCTTGAACTCGCCGGCTGCAAGCAGATCCAAGGCCAGGCTATGGAGGAGTTGTTGGGGAAGCTGCGGCACTCGGCGCACTGTGCCGAGGACTTGTTGGACGAGCTGGACTATTTCCGCATCCACGATGAGCTCCATGGCATGTACGACGCTGCAGATCAGCATGCCAAGGGTTGCGTCCATGATTTTTGTCTCAATGCTCGCCACACTGCCAAAGCTGTTAGCCAACTGGTTGGTTTATCCACGAGGTCGTCTGCTTCCAGCCCTGCATGTGATCCTGGAGAAGTACAAGCTGCAAGACAACGGGTCAGCTGTTGCGTTTGGCCTCATGGTAGGCAGAGGTCATGCGGCAATTCCTCCTTGGCGCCAAATGCTAATCAGGAGGTCAGTGGATGCATTCCCAGGCTCGGTAAActcctcctttgctcatcttccCCACATGTATGTGATGATCATTCTGGCCAGCCAACTCTTCGTGGTGCATCACAAAAGGAAACACCAGTACTGGGGTTTCATAGGGTTTATGTCTCTGAAAGAATGAAGTGCATTGTTGAGCAACTGCAGCCTGTGCGTACAGAGGTTACCAAGATTCTGCAGAGTTGTGACCGTATGACTGTCCCTGATATTTCAGTGAGCCGTCCCGTTACCACTGGCCAAAGTACGGAGCAGAAATTGTATGGGAGGGACCATATCATGCATACCATCATACATGATATGACCAAGGGTAAATACTACAGCAAGGATCTAACCGTGCTTCCGGTTGTCGGTCCAGGGGGAATAGGGAAGACAACACTGGTACAGTACATATATAGAAACCAGCAAGTGCAAGATCATTTTCAAGTCCTTATTTGGGTATGTGTGTCACTCAGTTTCAATTTGAGTAAGCTGCTAGATGAGATTAAAACATATATCCCTCGGGTCGAAGGGGAAAAAGTTGGCAGAGTCGAAGAGCTGATTGAACAGAGATTAAAATCCAAAAGGTTTTTGCTTGTACTGGATGATGTATGGGAGTTCAGTAATGGGGATGACTGGAAAAGGTTATTGCTGCCATTCAAAGCATCGCAAGAAAAAGGTAGTGTGATTCTACTCACGACTCGGTTTCCAGCAATAGCAAATATGGGTAAAACAGCTGATTATATAGAACTGGAAGGATTAAAATCTGAAGAATTTAGGAAGTTGTTTCTTTCGTTTGTGTTTGTTGATGAGCCCTTTACAAGTGATCATAGTTTTTTGCTTGAGACCGGAGATAAGATAATGGAAAACCTAAAGGGCTCTCCTCTTGCTGCAAAAACAGTTGGTGCATTATTGAGAAAAAACCTTAATTTGCGTCATTGGAGAAGAGTCTTAGAAAGTAAAGAATGGGAGAGACAAACCGGTGTCAATGACATTATGTCTGCCTTGAAGCTTAGCTATTACTATCTTCCTTTCCATCAGCGACAATGTTTctcctattctgcattgtttcctgAAGATTACAAGTATAGTGGTGCTGAGCTAATCAACTTTTGGATAGGACTGGATATTTTACAACCTTGTGGTCAAAATCAAACATTGGAAGATATAGGTCTGAGCAATTTAAATGATCTGGTCACATATGGATTTTTCAAAGAAGAGAAAACTAATGGTCGTCTGCGTTATGTAATGCATGACCTGCTACATGATTTAGCATTGCACATGGGATCTCATGAATACATTAGTTTACATCGGTCTAATGTGGGATCAGTGCAGATTAAGCCATCCATACGTCACTTGTCTATAATCATAGATGATGATGATACACTCTCTCAAGAGAACTTTAAGGGACAATTGAGAAAACTGAAGACGATATTGAAGGTTAAGCAATTGCATAGTTTGATGTTATTTGGAGAAATGGATGAGAGCTTTGCCAGCATTTTGAGTGATTTGTTTAGGGAAGCAAATGGTCTTCGTGTTCTCCGTCTGGTTAACATGCCAACTTCTGTGGAGTTCATGTTACACAACTTTTCAGCACTTGTCCACCTGCGATACTTATGTCTGGGTACAAAAAAGTATGGG
The sequence above is drawn from the Triticum dicoccoides isolate Atlit2015 ecotype Zavitan unplaced genomic scaffold, WEW_v2.0 scaffold7604, whole genome shotgun sequence genome and encodes:
- the LOC119347815 gene encoding putative disease resistance protein RGA3; translated protein: MLVALSAAQWVVGKALAPIADGLLEAWGATKNLGLNIEALRMELLLVKATLELAGCKQIQGQAMEELLGKLRHSAHCAEDLLDELDYFRIHDELHGMYDAADQHAKGCVHDFCLNARHTAKAVSQLVGLSTRSSASSPACDPGEVQAARQRVSCCVWPHGRQRSCGNSSLAPNANQEVSGCIPRLGKLLLCSSSPHVCDDHSGQPTLRGASQKETPVLGFHRVYVSERMKCIVEQLQPVRTEVTKILQSCDRMTVPDISVSRPVTTGQSTEQKLYGRDHIMHTIIHDMTKGKYYSKDLTVLPVVGPGGIGKTTLVQYIYRNQQVQDHFQVLIWVCVSLSFNLSKLLDEIKTYIPRVEGEKVGRVEELIEQRLKSKRFLLVLDDVWEFSNGDDWKRLLLPFKASQEKGSVILLTTRFPAIANMGKTADYIELEGLKSEEFRKLFLSFVFVDEPFTSDHSFLLETGDKIMENLKGSPLAAKTVGALLRKNLNLRHWRRVLESKEWERQTGVNDIMSALKLSYYYLPFHQRQCFSYSALFPEDYKYSGAELINFWIGLDILQPCGQNQTLEDIGLSNLNDLVTYGFFKEEKTNGRLRYVMHDLLHDLALHMGSHEYISLHRSNVGSVQIKPSIRHLSIIIDDDDTLSQENFKGQLRKLKTILKVKQLHSLMLFGEMDESFASILSDLFREANGLRVLRLVNMPTSVEFMLHNFSALVHLRYLCLGTKKYGREMQLPLAISRFYHLRVLDLGSWYGCCDLPRDLSKLAKLRRFYTLSDELHSDIYNVGKLRLLEDLKVFRLNKEREGFEAKQLEHLSELRELGIYNLENIHRKEEATKAKLIEKNYLERLTLDWDSKRSNTEPCVEAVVLESLQPHRYLQELCIRGHGGSSCPTWLGEKLAVEALQSLQLVGVSWQCLPSLGKMWGLDKVILKHIATVKEFVVEQSFIGLKRLELVGLGSFEKWIPSQDTHHMFPLLQAMIIRDCPKILELPFSNHIINPADQDWKIDWFPKLQELEILYCPEFLLVPHIPWTETLCTVNIRGIKLLEMFKYSRSSYYGVGLKIVGKYELRSLDQVLACNKLSGLEQLVLEKCPPLELKHLLMLTSLKKLDVRSSDCLVGPLGGEGDVEWKHPIIQELLVVQESLGGPSGKELTELLTHLPRLSKLLIASCENITQLAVRVDVQQTTLAAASEVEQEKEEDGLLLFPGHLCDSLRELVINRCPELVMVEVETPSTCLPAAGGGFQALRSLQSLRIFDSPKILSAKSSLSVSIAKTRTEPLVQSRRVIAKQQTVADPATEDGAMEFNQGDGPAQRPKQATNPPRWLDDYSLAR